Proteins co-encoded in one Cupriavidus metallidurans CH34 genomic window:
- a CDS encoding type II secretion system protein — MNARPGSLCIARRGPLTGCGGRGFTLIELVVTLALVGIVALAVLPFSELIVQRQKEQELRVALREIRTALDAYKEASDFGSIEKKADMSGYPPTLDVLATGVVDAKDPKGGLLQFLRRVPRDPFYAGDVDVPPESTWNVRAYGKAPDGSQAGSADVYDVSSTSTRVGLNGIPYKDW; from the coding sequence ATGAATGCCAGGCCCGGATCTCTCTGCATTGCGCGTCGCGGCCCGCTGACGGGATGCGGGGGGCGCGGCTTCACGCTGATCGAGCTGGTGGTGACCCTGGCGCTGGTGGGCATCGTGGCGCTGGCGGTGTTGCCGTTCTCCGAGCTGATTGTGCAGCGCCAGAAGGAGCAGGAGCTCCGCGTTGCCCTGCGCGAGATCAGAACAGCGCTGGATGCGTACAAGGAGGCCAGCGACTTCGGCTCCATCGAGAAGAAGGCAGATATGTCCGGCTATCCGCCAACGCTCGACGTGCTGGCGACTGGCGTCGTCGATGCCAAGGACCCGAAGGGTGGGCTGCTGCAGTTTCTGCGACGGGTGCCGCGCGATCCGTTCTATGCGGGCGATGTCGATGTGCCACCCGAGAGTACGTGGAATGTCCGCGCCTACGGCAAGGCGCCAGACGGCAGCCAGGCGGGCAGTGCCGATGTCTATGATGTGTCGTCGACGTCCACGCGCGTTGGCCTCAACGGCATTCCGTACAAGGACTGGTGA